In Sulfitobacter sp. M39, the following proteins share a genomic window:
- a CDS encoding porin, producing the protein MIRNIFVASLLSVTATAAAAELTYGTAFAKFHDFDVDGAGTIDVKSFGGGIEYRYDNFIFSGELSNISIEGVDIDLGTVGVEYALANGFNIGLDYSRFDIEGFDADVTSLFGSYQSGAHTFGAAIGDSSDLDDMTFSIFAAWDVTPTGTVGLDLVHIEDETLYAAYADYDVAQYNVQADLLKLDDLSVVAVAGSYEFANGFSAIGSVGFLDLGPEDVRSITIGGQYEFTPGANVELALGRLDFDSGEDVDQLTFGVNYELGRRTSKRRSLGNIFSSATGTFAGLTDF; encoded by the coding sequence ATGATCCGTAATATTTTTGTCGCCTCGCTTCTGAGCGTGACCGCAACCGCAGCTGCTGCCGAACTGACCTATGGCACGGCTTTCGCGAAATTCCACGACTTCGACGTTGACGGCGCAGGCACGATCGACGTGAAATCCTTTGGCGGCGGCATCGAATACCGCTACGACAACTTCATCTTCTCGGGTGAGCTGTCGAACATCTCTATCGAGGGCGTCGATATCGATCTGGGCACAGTGGGCGTCGAATACGCTTTGGCCAACGGCTTTAACATCGGCCTCGACTATTCGCGTTTTGACATCGAAGGCTTCGACGCGGATGTCACCAGCCTCTTCGGGTCCTATCAGTCCGGCGCGCATACCTTTGGCGCCGCGATCGGTGATTCCTCCGATCTGGACGACATGACCTTCAGCATCTTCGCCGCTTGGGATGTTACCCCCACCGGCACCGTCGGTCTGGACCTCGTTCACATCGAAGACGAGACGCTTTACGCCGCCTATGCCGATTATGATGTCGCGCAGTACAACGTGCAGGCCGACCTGCTGAAACTGGATGATCTGAGCGTCGTCGCTGTCGCAGGCAGCTATGAATTCGCCAACGGCTTCTCTGCCATCGGTTCTGTTGGCTTCCTGGATCTGGGCCCCGAAGACGTGCGGTCGATCACCATCGGCGGTCAGTATGAATTCACCCCCGGTGCGAACGTAGAGCTGGCCTTGGGCCGTCTGGACTTTGACAGTGGCGAGGACGTGGACCAGCTGACTTTCGGTGTGAACTATGAACTGGGTCGCCGTACCTCCAAGCGTCGTTCGCTGGGTAACATCTTTTCAAGCGCGACCGGTACTTTTGCGGGTCTGACAGATTTCTAA
- the mreC gene encoding rod shape-determining protein MreC: MAIDRSSSNDFGRPLRRLLLAVIVLVLAGIFLLWRIDSPRVERFRAQITDRIVPNLDWAMTPVTGTVNLFRDFQSYQRLTVQNQELRSELRKMQTWKEAALQLEQENARLLDLNKVRLDPRLTHITGVVQADSGSPFRQSVLLNVGARDGIVDGWATVDGIGLVGRISGVGENTARVILVTDTSSRIPAVIQPSGQRAIIAGDNSAAPPIDFLENPDLVRPGDRVSSSGDGGVFPAGILIGQVAADPGGRLRVRLAADFERLEFLRVLRHHGSEKVNEDAAVVRDDATGMIAPLPLDPATE, translated from the coding sequence ATGGCCATCGACCGATCCTCTTCGAACGATTTTGGGCGCCCGCTGCGCCGCTTGCTGCTGGCTGTCATCGTGCTGGTCCTGGCGGGCATCTTTCTGCTGTGGCGGATCGACAGCCCGCGTGTTGAACGGTTTCGCGCGCAGATCACCGACCGGATCGTCCCCAATCTGGATTGGGCGATGACCCCTGTTACCGGCACGGTGAACCTGTTTCGCGATTTCCAAAGCTATCAACGTCTGACCGTGCAGAACCAGGAACTGCGGTCCGAGCTGCGCAAGATGCAGACCTGGAAAGAGGCGGCACTGCAGCTTGAACAGGAAAACGCCCGTTTGCTGGACCTGAACAAGGTGCGGCTTGATCCGCGTTTGACCCATATCACCGGTGTGGTGCAGGCGGACTCCGGTTCGCCCTTCCGCCAATCGGTGTTGCTGAACGTCGGGGCCCGTGACGGCATTGTCGATGGCTGGGCCACGGTGGACGGCATCGGGCTGGTAGGGCGTATTTCCGGCGTGGGCGAAAACACCGCGCGCGTCATTCTGGTGACCGATACCTCTAGCCGCATACCGGCGGTGATCCAGCCGTCGGGGCAGCGGGCGATTATTGCGGGCGACAACTCCGCCGCGCCGCCGATTGATTTCCTTGAGAACCCCGACCTCGTGCGTCCCGGCGATCGGGTAAGCAGCTCTGGCGATGGCGGCGTGTTTCCCGCGGGTATCCTGATCGGTCAGGTCGCCGCCGACCCTGGCGGGCGGTTGCGCGTGCGTCTTGCGGCGGATTTCGAGCGGCTCGAATTCCTGCGCGTGCTGCGCCACCACGGCTCCGAAAAAGTGAACGAGGATGCAGCCGTGGTGCGGGATGACGCCACGGGCATGATCGCGCCCCTGCCCCTTGATCCTGCGACCGAATGA
- a CDS encoding rod shape-determining protein — protein MSVFDQFRGLFSSDMAIDLGTANTLVYVKGKGIVLSEPSVVAYHVKDGVKKVLAVGEDAKLMLGRTPGSIEAIRPMREGVIADFDTAEEMIKHFIRKVHKRSTFSKPKIIVCVPHGATPVEKRAIRQSVLSAGARRAGLIAEPIAAAIGAGMPITDPTGNMVVDIGGGTTEVAVLSLGDIVYARSVRVGGDRMDEAIISYLRRQQNLLIGETTAERVKTSIGTARMPDDGRGTSMQIRGRDLLNGVPKEIEVTQAQIAEALAEPVQQICEAVMTALETTPPDLAADIVDRGVMLTGGGALLGDLDLALREQTGLAISVADEPLNCVALGTGKALEYEKQLRHAIDYDS, from the coding sequence ATGTCCGTTTTTGATCAATTCCGTGGTTTGTTCTCGTCCGATATGGCCATCGACCTCGGGACCGCGAACACCTTGGTTTATGTCAAAGGCAAGGGCATCGTCCTGTCCGAACCGTCGGTTGTCGCCTATCACGTCAAGGATGGCGTCAAAAAGGTGCTGGCCGTGGGGGAAGACGCAAAGCTGATGCTGGGCCGGACCCCCGGCAGCATCGAAGCGATCCGCCCCATGCGCGAGGGCGTGATTGCCGACTTTGACACCGCCGAAGAGATGATCAAGCATTTCATCCGCAAGGTGCACAAACGGTCGACCTTCTCGAAGCCCAAGATCATCGTCTGCGTGCCGCATGGGGCGACGCCCGTTGAAAAACGCGCGATCCGCCAGTCGGTGCTGTCTGCGGGCGCACGCCGCGCCGGCCTGATTGCCGAACCGATTGCGGCAGCCATCGGGGCGGGCATGCCGATCACCGATCCGACCGGGAACATGGTCGTTGATATAGGTGGTGGTACAACCGAGGTCGCGGTGCTGTCCTTGGGCGATATCGTCTATGCGCGCTCTGTCCGTGTGGGCGGCGACCGTATGGACGAGGCGATCATCAGCTACCTGCGGCGCCAGCAGAACCTGCTGATCGGTGAAACAACGGCCGAGCGGGTAAAAACCTCTATCGGGACCGCACGGATGCCCGACGACGGGCGCGGCACATCGATGCAGATCCGCGGGCGCGACCTGCTGAATGGTGTCCCCAAAGAGATCGAAGTGACCCAGGCGCAGATCGCCGAAGCGCTGGCCGAGCCTGTGCAGCAAATCTGCGAGGCGGTGATGACCGCGCTGGAAACCACCCCGCCCGATCTGGCGGCTGACATCGTGGACCGTGGCGTCATGCTGACCGGTGGCGGGGCCTTGCTGGGGGATCTGGATCTGGCGCTGCGCGAACAGACCGGGCTGGCCATTTCCGTGGCGGATGAACCGTTGAACTGCGTGGCCTTGGGCACCGGCAAAGCGCTGGAGTATGAAAAGCAGCTGCGCCACGCCATCGACTACGACAGCTAA
- a CDS encoding VOC family protein, whose translation MQKIQVIGVHHITLMGADRQTSIDFWEGLLGMPFIFDQPNLDDPDEGHLYFDPGDGRLITIFTNENRKPAYSRTPTDAGCVHHLAFEVDRAMFDQVLDRLKERRIGNSGVKDRGFMHSIYFKDPLGFLIELACYTFIPPRGSSHAEVMLEAHKLRVARGDHHIERQHLADATVMIVERSQRSLSEDRSPKDPYR comes from the coding sequence ATGCAGAAGATTCAAGTTATTGGTGTGCATCACATCACGCTGATGGGCGCGGACCGTCAGACCAGTATCGACTTCTGGGAGGGTCTGCTGGGCATGCCGTTCATCTTCGACCAGCCAAACCTGGACGATCCCGACGAAGGGCACCTGTATTTCGATCCCGGCGATGGCCGATTGATCACCATCTTTACCAATGAAAACCGCAAGCCCGCGTACAGCCGTACCCCGACCGACGCAGGCTGCGTGCACCACCTTGCGTTCGAGGTCGACCGCGCCATGTTCGACCAAGTGCTCGACCGGCTCAAGGAACGGAGGATCGGCAATTCGGGCGTGAAGGATCGCGGGTTCATGCACTCGATCTACTTCAAGGACCCGCTGGGGTTCCTGATCGAACTGGCCTGCTACACCTTCATCCCGCCGCGCGGATCGTCCCACGCGGAAGTGATGCTAGAGGCGCATAAGCTGCGCGTCGCGCGCGGAGATCACCATATCGAACGCCAGCATCTGGCCGATGCCACAGTGATGATCGTCGAACGCTCGCAACGGTCGCTGTCAGAGGATCGCAGCCCCAAGGATCCCTATCGCTAA